A stretch of the SAR86 cluster bacterium genome encodes the following:
- a CDS encoding glutaredoxin codes for MIEIWSKPNCVFCDKAVMLCKMKSLEFKKYMIDVDYTREDFIEKFPDARTFPQITMDGVYIGGFTELDAHLD; via the coding sequence ATGATAGAAATATGGTCTAAACCTAATTGTGTATTTTGTGATAAAGCAGTAATGCTTTGTAAAATGAAATCGCTAGAATTTAAAAAATATATGATCGATGTGGATTATACGAGAGAAGATTTCATAGAAAAATTTCCTGATGCAAGAACCTTTCCACAAATTACCATGGATGGTGTATACATTGGTGGTTTTACTGAACTAGATGCGCACCTAGATTAG
- the tmk gene encoding dTMP kinase: protein MKGKFITLEGIEGSGKSTSLEHIANTLDKKSIDYILTKEPGSGSLGNELRSLLLSSDNKISGEVELLLMMADRKNHLDSLVIPNLKNGIWVISDRYLDSTYAYQGGGRKMDVALIDELSSSLNLLAPDLTILFDLPVEIALDRAKRRASLDRFEKEPIDFHNRIRDIYKSRAEEDSNRIKIVDSSVSFKEVKAQVEYIISQFLNE, encoded by the coding sequence ATGAAAGGTAAATTTATTACGTTAGAAGGGATTGAAGGATCCGGAAAATCTACAAGCCTAGAACATATCGCTAATACACTCGACAAAAAATCAATTGACTATATCTTAACTAAAGAACCAGGAAGCGGTTCTTTAGGGAACGAGTTAAGATCACTATTATTGAGCAGTGACAATAAAATTTCAGGCGAAGTAGAGCTTTTGTTAATGATGGCCGATAGAAAGAATCACCTTGATAGTTTGGTAATTCCTAATCTTAAGAATGGAATTTGGGTCATATCGGATAGATATTTAGACTCTACATATGCTTACCAAGGTGGAGGTAGGAAGATGGACGTTGCTCTAATTGATGAATTATCAAGTAGCTTAAATTTACTAGCTCCTGATTTGACTATATTATTTGATTTACCTGTAGAAATAGCTTTGGATAGAGCTAAACGAAGAGCTAGTTTAGATAGATTTGAAAAAGAACCAATAGACTTCCACAATAGAATAAGAGATATATATAAATCTAGAGCTGAGGAAGACTCAAATAGAATAAAAATAGTTGATTCTTCAGTTAGTTTTAAAGAAGTAAAAGCTCAAGTTGAATATATTATTTCTCAATTCCTAAATGAATAG
- a CDS encoding MBL fold metallo-hydrolase, whose protein sequence is MTLKAYSIFLLISISILNLKASDYEITVLATNTANFGGIGEWSFSALLESDDEKVLFDTGFNENTVLHNAKLLGKDLSQVEKVILSHFHGDHTGGLIKLRKTFMEINPKAFSTVYVAEGFFEQRYDQNGELRGFIGGFNKVDNFLMETDKLGIKFIILEEPKEISKNLYLSGPVERIHEKVVVSPGFYTKKDGKLYDDLVHDDQSLGVLTEQGWYMMSGCGHAGMINTAQKFQKIKNKDVIGAIGGFHLFRASEEVVTKTALALKEFGLKQLVGGHCTGIHEARKIADIAKIQNNDLSHGAIGTVVTKDLKILRSSVE, encoded by the coding sequence ATGACACTCAAAGCATACTCAATTTTTCTTTTGATCTCTATTTCGATCTTAAATCTCAAAGCTTCTGATTATGAAATTACAGTTTTAGCCACGAATACTGCAAATTTCGGAGGAATTGGTGAGTGGAGCTTTTCGGCTCTATTAGAGAGTGATGATGAAAAAGTTTTATTTGATACTGGATTTAATGAGAATACAGTACTTCATAACGCAAAACTCCTTGGAAAAGATTTAAGTCAAGTAGAGAAGGTGATCCTTAGTCACTTTCATGGCGATCATACTGGTGGTCTGATTAAACTTAGAAAAACCTTCATGGAAATAAATCCAAAAGCATTCTCAACTGTTTACGTTGCGGAGGGTTTTTTTGAACAAAGGTATGATCAAAATGGAGAATTAAGAGGTTTTATTGGAGGTTTTAACAAAGTTGATAACTTCCTAATGGAGACTGATAAATTAGGTATTAAATTTATAATCCTTGAAGAACCAAAAGAAATTTCTAAAAACTTATATTTATCTGGACCAGTTGAAAGAATACATGAAAAAGTTGTTGTATCTCCAGGTTTTTACACAAAAAAAGATGGGAAACTTTATGATGATTTAGTACATGATGATCAATCTTTAGGAGTATTGACTGAGCAAGGCTGGTATATGATGTCTGGATGTGGACATGCCGGCATGATAAATACCGCACAAAAATTTCAGAAAATTAAAAATAAAGATGTAATAGGAGCTATAGGTGGATTTCATCTGTTTAGGGCTAGTGAAGAAGTGGTAACAAAAACGGCATTGGCATTAAAAGAGTTCGGATTAAAACAGCTTGTAGGTGGACACTGTACAGGTATTCATGAAGCAAGAAAGATTGCAGACATTGCAAAAATACAAAATAATGATCTTTCTCATGGAGCTATAGGAACTGTTGTCACTAAAGATCTTAAAATTTTAAGAAGTTCTGTTGAGTGA
- a CDS encoding CoA transferase, with product MKPLNGVKVIDLTHMLAGPYAGMVLADLGAEVVKVEPLGSGEMTRGLLKNDPNYSFKNFGAYFLTLNRNKKSVSIDLKNKKGLEVFYDLVRSADVVLNNFSAGVVSKLKIDFENLSSINPKIITCSITGFGETGPHSTRPAYDQIVQAYSGGMSITGKDAKSPTRAGIPIGDLGSGLYSVIGILSALYSREKTQKGQHIDLSLLDVQISLLTYMATMQTLSGIDPEPIGNAHFVHVPYNSFTTSDGFVVIAVITDEFWQSLKSVVNVGSLDDSKFDSSIDRLKNQAFIENELNKVLSTQTSDYWIDKLNKAKVPCAPINKFSDALNDEQVKHRNMIVEVEHPDGGFVKMPGNPVKMSYTNEESYSSPPHLGTNTREILKNWSNYQEDEIESLENEKIIQSID from the coding sequence GTGAAGCCATTAAATGGGGTAAAAGTAATCGATCTGACGCATATGTTAGCTGGACCCTATGCTGGAATGGTTTTAGCAGATTTAGGAGCAGAAGTTGTTAAAGTTGAACCCTTAGGAAGCGGAGAAATGACTAGAGGATTATTAAAAAATGATCCAAATTATTCTTTCAAAAACTTTGGAGCTTATTTCCTAACTTTAAATAGAAATAAGAAAAGCGTCTCTATTGATCTTAAAAACAAAAAAGGTCTGGAAGTTTTTTATGATCTTGTAAGATCCGCTGATGTAGTACTCAATAACTTTAGTGCCGGAGTGGTAAGTAAGTTAAAAATTGACTTCGAAAATTTGTCTTCAATAAACCCAAAGATAATTACTTGTTCTATCACTGGGTTTGGTGAAACTGGCCCACATTCTACCAGACCTGCATATGACCAAATTGTTCAAGCCTATAGTGGTGGTATGTCGATTACAGGAAAAGATGCAAAGTCGCCTACAAGGGCTGGAATACCAATTGGAGATTTAGGATCTGGACTATATAGTGTTATCGGAATCCTCTCAGCCCTATATTCAAGAGAAAAAACACAAAAAGGACAACATATAGACTTGTCTTTACTTGATGTTCAAATATCACTTCTAACTTACATGGCTACTATGCAAACTTTATCAGGCATAGATCCTGAACCAATTGGAAATGCTCACTTTGTTCATGTACCTTACAACAGTTTTACAACTAGTGATGGTTTTGTCGTGATAGCAGTTATAACAGATGAATTCTGGCAATCCCTCAAATCAGTGGTGAATGTTGGCTCTTTGGATGATTCAAAATTTGATTCCTCTATCGACAGGCTTAAGAATCAAGCATTTATTGAAAATGAACTTAACAAGGTACTTTCCACTCAAACATCAGATTATTGGATTGATAAGTTAAATAAAGCGAAAGTTCCCTGTGCACCGATCAATAAATTCAGTGATGCATTAAATGATGAGCAAGTTAAACACAGAAATATGATAGTTGAGGTTGAACATCCTGATGGCGGTTTTGTTAAAATGCCTGGAAATCCAGTTAAGATGTCTTATACAAATGAGGAATCCTACTCTTCCCCACCACACTTAGGGACCAACACAAGAGAAATATTAAAAAATTGGTCAAATTATCAAGAAGATGAAATTGAGAGCCTTGAAAACGAAAAAATTATCCAATCAATAGACTAG
- a CDS encoding sodium:alanine symporter family protein encodes METFTNILEFLTYWLVDQYWFPVFLIGSGIFFTIYLGFPQIKYFKHGWRILSGRYVKDDTQGETTPFQALTTALSGTVGTGNIGGVALAIFLGGPAAIFWMWITAFFGMTTKFVEVTLAHKYREILPDGSISGGPMYYIENGLNMKWLAILFSICLLLMCIGTGNMPQISSIAVIMNDTFDIPKYVTGAILAILLWMVIIGGIKRIAQIASKLVPFMAFWYLVGSFAVIISNYENIIPSLQLIFIHVFTPAAAVGGFLGASVAAALTRGVNRGLYSNEAGQGSAPIAHASSKTENPIEEGMVSILEPFIDTIIICTITGLVILSSGVWTEKFENKFEESAMCYLDGNYSDQNQEDIPLLQDYLLSCSGNETFTGREEIVDGVMQNTSVTLMHNRSVAEQILYKLDGEVFNGFVDIENGKLNSTNLTVEGNSLLIGADLTGKAFTRSIFGEYGQYIVAIGLLLFAFSTAIAWSYYGDRATVHLFGEGWVLYYRIIYVGAFFTAAIIDTKIVWDIATVIGPIATVPNLLAILFLRKEIKKLDAEYIVVKN; translated from the coding sequence GTGGAAACATTCACTAATATTTTAGAATTTCTAACCTACTGGTTAGTTGATCAATATTGGTTTCCTGTCTTCTTAATTGGTTCAGGTATCTTTTTTACAATTTACTTGGGTTTTCCTCAGATTAAATACTTTAAACATGGTTGGAGGATTCTGAGCGGTAGATATGTCAAAGATGATACTCAAGGCGAAACAACTCCCTTTCAAGCCCTTACAACTGCATTATCAGGAACTGTAGGGACTGGAAATATTGGAGGTGTTGCTTTGGCTATATTTCTTGGCGGTCCAGCAGCTATCTTTTGGATGTGGATTACTGCCTTTTTCGGCATGACTACTAAATTTGTTGAAGTAACTCTTGCACACAAATATCGAGAGATATTGCCCGATGGATCTATCTCTGGTGGACCAATGTATTACATTGAAAATGGTCTCAATATGAAATGGTTAGCAATTTTGTTTTCAATTTGCTTGCTTCTTATGTGCATTGGCACAGGAAATATGCCCCAAATTAGTAGCATCGCCGTAATTATGAACGATACTTTTGACATTCCTAAATATGTCACTGGAGCTATTCTCGCAATATTACTCTGGATGGTGATTATTGGAGGTATAAAGAGAATAGCACAAATTGCATCAAAATTAGTTCCGTTTATGGCTTTTTGGTATCTCGTGGGATCATTTGCAGTGATTATTTCAAATTATGAAAATATTATTCCTTCGCTTCAATTGATTTTTATCCATGTATTTACTCCCGCTGCAGCTGTTGGCGGTTTTTTAGGGGCTTCAGTAGCTGCTGCCCTCACAAGAGGAGTTAATAGAGGATTATATTCAAATGAAGCTGGTCAAGGTTCAGCGCCTATTGCCCATGCTTCCTCTAAGACTGAAAATCCCATTGAGGAAGGGATGGTTTCAATTTTAGAACCATTCATAGATACCATTATCATCTGTACAATTACCGGTCTTGTTATTCTCTCATCAGGTGTCTGGACTGAGAAATTTGAAAATAAATTTGAAGAAAGTGCGATGTGCTACCTTGATGGAAATTATTCTGATCAAAATCAAGAGGATATACCACTCCTTCAAGACTATCTCTTATCTTGTTCTGGAAATGAAACTTTTACTGGAAGAGAAGAGATAGTTGATGGTGTGATGCAAAATACTTCAGTTACATTGATGCATAATCGTTCTGTTGCAGAACAAATTTTATATAAGCTGGACGGAGAGGTTTTTAATGGTTTTGTAGATATTGAAAATGGAAAATTAAATTCTACCAACTTAACTGTAGAAGGAAATTCATTATTAATAGGCGCAGATCTAACTGGAAAGGCTTTCACGAGAAGTATATTTGGTGAATATGGTCAGTATATTGTTGCAATAGGTTTACTGCTATTCGCATTTTCTACTGCAATCGCTTGGTCTTATTACGGCGATAGGGCAACAGTACACTTATTTGGGGAAGGGTGGGTCCTTTATTATAGAATTATTTACGTCGGAGCTTTTTTTACTGCAGCAATAATCGATACAAAAATTGTATGGGATATCGCAACAGTTATAGGACCCATTGCCACTGTCCCCAACCTATTAGCAATTTTGTTTTTAAGAAAAGAAATAAAAAAACTTGATGCAGAATATATTGTCGTAAAAAATTAA
- a CDS encoding SDR family oxidoreductase — protein MRLENKNAIITGATGGIGFATVSKYLDEGANVMMVGRSEDKLIEVHNRLGKPNNAAFCVAESTDEIAIRDSVQKTKDTFGSVDIVIANAGTEGVVQPLVDYSVQDFNHTLTVNVTGVWLYFKYAIPHMENQGYGSIVAVASGAGVVGFPGLCPYSASKHAVCGMVKTACLEYGEKGIRFNALAPGPIDNRMMESLGTQSQPDDPSNFRENVTANIPSGRYGTNEEMANLALFLGSDESSYCNGGVYLADGGFTAA, from the coding sequence ATGAGATTAGAAAATAAAAATGCCATCATTACAGGAGCAACTGGCGGCATTGGTTTTGCAACTGTATCAAAATATTTAGACGAGGGAGCCAATGTAATGATGGTTGGTCGAAGCGAAGATAAACTTATTGAAGTACATAATCGTTTAGGCAAACCTAATAATGCTGCTTTTTGTGTCGCTGAATCTACAGATGAAATAGCTATTAGGGATTCGGTACAAAAAACTAAGGACACTTTTGGTTCAGTTGATATCGTAATTGCAAATGCTGGAACTGAAGGGGTTGTGCAACCTTTAGTTGATTATTCAGTGCAAGATTTTAATCATACACTGACTGTCAATGTCACAGGTGTCTGGCTATACTTTAAATACGCAATACCTCATATGGAAAATCAAGGCTATGGTTCTATAGTAGCAGTTGCTTCTGGCGCAGGCGTCGTAGGCTTTCCCGGTTTATGTCCCTACTCTGCTAGTAAACATGCTGTCTGTGGAATGGTTAAAACCGCCTGTCTAGAATACGGAGAGAAAGGTATAAGATTTAATGCTCTAGCCCCAGGCCCCATTGATAACAGAATGATGGAATCCTTGGGCACTCAATCCCAACCAGACGATCCATCTAATTTCAGAGAAAACGTAACTGCCAATATACCTTCAGGTAGATATGGAACCAATGAAGAAATGGCCAATTTGGCTCTTTTTCTAGGTTCAGATGAATCTTCATACTGTAATGGTGGTGTATATTTAGCAGACGGAGGTTTTACAGCAGCATAA
- a CDS encoding alkaline phosphatase D family protein — translation MNRRLFFKALALTIASFSFKIFPSVKKEPISFDFGVASGDPTNTHVILWTKLTTPSSTNQEVNWEVSSDKDFLNIIVNGSYISEKENNFIVKIDAQIPIEVNAKKLFYRFESGGVYSETGTTFTLPVKNPNKFNIAFCSCSNYPSGYFNAYKEMARDADIDLVLHLGDYIYEYSREGYASSDAKKMGREVNPSNEIITLDDYRKRYATYRSDKDLQLLHKSKPMIVVWDDHEITNDTWKLGAQNHSPDEGSFYDRKNNAIRAYYEWMPIREVKEREKIWRSFSVGNLINLMMLDTRLYGREKQLEIGQYFYDKKLNKEQFKKDLLKPRALLGKEQLEWVRNKVDKKYRWSIFGQQLLIGPKYLPKIFKNEEISNDSSYYTSELAGEELPFNTDQWDGYPREREEFYKNISNSESNLILAGDSHNSWFSNLYDKYNEFVGIEIGAPAISSPSFGDTFKDKTEIIEDEFIKDNKDLVWVNGRNQGYVSLNITELDVEVQFKYVSTVKSKEYEVLEPYVFRVEHNKPYS, via the coding sequence ATGAACAGAAGATTGTTTTTTAAAGCTCTAGCATTAACAATTGCTTCTTTTTCTTTCAAGATATTTCCTTCAGTAAAAAAAGAACCAATATCATTCGATTTCGGAGTTGCAAGTGGTGATCCTACTAACACACATGTGATTTTATGGACAAAATTAACTACTCCTAGCTCTACAAATCAAGAGGTAAATTGGGAAGTCTCATCCGATAAAGATTTCTTAAATATTATTGTCAATGGATCATATATCTCAGAAAAAGAAAATAATTTCATAGTAAAGATAGATGCTCAGATTCCAATAGAAGTTAATGCAAAGAAATTATTTTATAGATTTGAATCAGGAGGAGTCTATTCAGAAACAGGTACAACTTTTACATTACCAGTAAAAAATCCGAATAAATTCAACATAGCGTTTTGCAGCTGTTCTAATTATCCATCAGGATATTTCAATGCATATAAAGAAATGGCAAGAGATGCCGATATAGATTTAGTTTTACATTTAGGTGATTACATATATGAATATAGTAGAGAGGGCTATGCGTCGTCTGATGCCAAGAAAATGGGAAGAGAAGTTAATCCATCAAATGAAATCATTACATTAGATGATTATCGCAAAAGATATGCTACCTATAGAAGCGATAAGGATCTTCAACTCCTACATAAATCAAAACCCATGATTGTTGTATGGGATGATCATGAGATAACTAATGATACATGGAAGTTAGGAGCACAAAACCATTCGCCAGATGAAGGCTCATTTTATGACAGAAAAAATAATGCTATACGTGCATATTATGAATGGATGCCTATCCGTGAAGTTAAGGAAAGAGAAAAAATATGGCGAAGTTTTTCAGTAGGTAATTTAATAAATTTAATGATGCTGGATACGAGACTTTATGGAAGAGAAAAGCAATTAGAGATTGGACAATATTTTTATGACAAAAAATTAAATAAAGAGCAGTTTAAAAAAGACCTTCTAAAGCCTAGAGCTTTGCTTGGTAAGGAGCAATTGGAATGGGTTAGAAATAAAGTTGATAAGAAATATAGATGGTCAATATTCGGACAACAACTTCTAATAGGACCAAAATATTTACCTAAAATATTTAAAAATGAAGAAATTTCAAATGATAGTTCTTATTACACAAGTGAATTAGCAGGAGAAGAACTACCGTTTAATACTGACCAGTGGGATGGATATCCAAGAGAAAGGGAAGAGTTTTATAAAAATATATCAAATTCTGAATCTAACTTGATATTAGCTGGTGATTCACATAATTCTTGGTTTTCAAATTTATATGACAAATATAATGAATTTGTTGGAATAGAGATAGGAGCACCTGCAATATCATCGCCTAGTTTTGGTGACACTTTTAAAGATAAAACTGAAATCATTGAGGATGAATTCATAAAAGATAATAAAGATTTAGTATGGGTGAACGGCAGAAACCAAGGATACGTTTCATTAAATATTACGGAATTAGATGTAGAGGTCCAATTCAAATATGTTTCTACTGTTAAATCTAAGGAATACGAAGTATTAGAACCATACGTATTTAGGGTAGAGCATAATAAACCTTACTCGTGA
- a CDS encoding NIPSNAP family protein — translation MKILRNLLLTTILSFTAFTYSDVAEVYQWKAFPGKSAEMMESMAKAAEIHRKQGAHVSIDAHNVGSTQLVNYVLRWDDGASYAATKDAQTNSEEWVEFWAESSANPSGEMMASFQGANIDQSVMASDFDGSYVYSVAVWEVQPGKALELIQRFQTAEKILEDAGARVEIYQGGWGSVNEFHYVLMYENWAALNESFTKMGPGSDWAEYMASSAQQEIISTQTAFFTAQTMGQ, via the coding sequence ATGAAAATTTTAAGAAATTTATTGCTCACAACTATTTTGTCATTTACTGCATTCACTTATTCTGATGTTGCAGAAGTATATCAATGGAAAGCTTTTCCAGGTAAAAGTGCTGAAATGATGGAAAGTATGGCGAAAGCTGCTGAAATCCACAGAAAACAGGGTGCTCATGTATCAATTGATGCTCACAATGTAGGATCTACGCAACTAGTAAATTATGTTTTACGTTGGGATGATGGAGCATCATATGCCGCCACTAAAGATGCACAGACTAACTCAGAAGAATGGGTCGAGTTTTGGGCTGAATCAAGTGCTAACCCTTCTGGTGAAATGATGGCTAGTTTTCAAGGAGCTAATATAGACCAAAGTGTCATGGCGTCTGATTTTGATGGTTCTTATGTTTATTCCGTAGCTGTATGGGAAGTACAACCCGGTAAGGCATTGGAATTAATACAGAGATTTCAAACTGCAGAAAAAATACTTGAAGATGCTGGGGCGCGTGTAGAAATATATCAAGGAGGTTGGGGTTCAGTGAATGAATTTCATTATGTTTTGATGTACGAAAATTGGGCTGCTCTTAATGAAAGCTTCACTAAAATGGGCCCGGGTAGTGATTGGGCTGAGTATATGGCTAGTTCAGCTCAACAAGAAATTATTTCTACTCAAACAGCATTTTTCACTGCACAAACAATGGGACAATAA
- the infA gene encoding translation initiation factor IF-1 — translation MAKQDLIEMDGEVIETLPNTTFRVKLDNDHVVTAHISGKMRKHYIRILTGDKVKVEITPYDLSKGRIIFRER, via the coding sequence ATGGCAAAACAAGATTTAATAGAAATGGATGGAGAGGTTATAGAAACCCTTCCTAATACTACCTTTAGAGTTAAATTAGATAATGATCATGTCGTGACTGCTCACATATCTGGGAAAATGCGTAAACACTATATTCGAATTCTTACGGGCGATAAGGTAAAAGTGGAAATAACCCCTTATGATCTATCCAAAGGAAGAATTATTTTTAGAGAAAGATAA
- a CDS encoding alpha/beta hydrolase encodes MDKKTSNDINYYSKGSGKPLYFVHGFPDCAENFESQINFFSQNGYKVIAPFLPGYSENDNELDTYQTLRISEIMIDFIESVSGKEKIFIYGHDWGAPIVNGIAQLRPDLIHKFSTASVPYGVSFQTALLTDGDQQRKSWYMFFFQLPLAEISVPMNEYEFIHRLWREWSPDLNDYKKYSNNVVNVLSKSNVLSKALAYYRCSFQASLQLERINTKSSELLGTKIKPPCLYFHGKNDGCIDYKLADGMQDFYQNLEMEILDDCGHFLHLEKADEFNKKLLNFFADS; translated from the coding sequence ATGGATAAAAAAACTTCTAATGATATTAATTATTACTCTAAGGGTTCGGGTAAACCTCTTTATTTCGTTCATGGTTTTCCTGATTGTGCAGAAAATTTTGAGTCTCAAATTAACTTTTTTTCACAAAATGGATATAAAGTAATAGCTCCCTTTTTGCCCGGTTATTCAGAGAATGATAATGAGTTAGATACTTATCAAACATTGAGAATATCGGAAATAATGATTGATTTTATTGAGTCGGTCAGCGGTAAAGAGAAAATATTTATTTATGGTCATGATTGGGGTGCACCAATCGTAAATGGTATAGCTCAATTGAGACCTGACTTAATACATAAATTTTCTACTGCATCTGTTCCTTACGGAGTTAGTTTCCAAACTGCACTGCTAACTGATGGTGACCAACAAAGAAAATCTTGGTATATGTTCTTTTTTCAACTCCCATTAGCTGAAATTTCAGTTCCAATGAATGAGTATGAGTTTATTCATAGATTATGGAGGGAATGGTCTCCTGACTTAAATGATTATAAAAAATATTCTAATAATGTTGTGAACGTGCTGAGTAAATCAAATGTACTATCCAAGGCCTTAGCTTATTATAGGTGTAGTTTTCAAGCATCACTTCAATTAGAGAGAATTAATACTAAGTCATCTGAACTTCTTGGAACTAAAATTAAGCCCCCCTGTCTTTACTTTCATGGCAAGAATGATGGATGTATTGATTACAAACTAGCTGATGGAATGCAAGACTTCTACCAAAACTTAGAAATGGAAATTCTAGATGATTGTGGCCATTTTCTACATTTAGAAAAAGCTGATGAATTTAATAAGAAATTATTAAACTTTTTTGCTGACTCCTAA
- a CDS encoding AAA family ATPase: MNSNLPSWLQRHINIFDIEQIHHAFIISGSKGIGKSLLIESLSEKLLNNKISLENNPDFHNLKILDEKKLIGIDQIHELRDKLYESSFLGKNKVAVINEIEKISIDGLNAILKILEEPPKNTYFLLSTNFLNQIPLTIQSRCLDLRISSPDIEQSLEWLSHYQTKDALKALEITNNLPIKAKYFLDNNLLDTRDNFVKDVSGIIKEGKDIISISEKWIKDNDTLNLKLEWMSQILSDSIKFHADKSIESLTSDTDAISKYLSGVASPEKIHKLISKTNYLWNLFSRETNLRKDYQLGALFIDWEKYLGVSKKV; this comes from the coding sequence ATGAATAGCAATTTACCCAGTTGGTTGCAAAGACATATTAATATTTTTGATATTGAGCAGATTCACCATGCATTTATTATTTCTGGTTCAAAGGGTATAGGAAAAAGTCTTCTTATTGAGAGTCTATCTGAAAAGCTCTTGAATAATAAAATATCATTAGAGAACAATCCGGATTTCCATAATCTAAAAATACTTGATGAAAAAAAATTAATAGGGATAGACCAAATTCATGAATTAAGAGATAAGTTATATGAATCCTCTTTTTTAGGAAAAAATAAAGTTGCGGTCATAAATGAGATAGAAAAAATCTCTATAGATGGTTTAAATGCTATCCTAAAAATTCTAGAAGAACCTCCAAAAAATACTTACTTTTTACTTTCTACTAACTTTTTAAATCAAATTCCTTTAACTATTCAAAGTCGATGTTTGGATTTACGAATTTCCTCACCAGATATTGAGCAAAGCTTAGAATGGCTTTCTCATTATCAAACAAAGGATGCATTAAAGGCTTTAGAAATAACTAACAATTTACCTATTAAAGCTAAATATTTTTTAGATAATAATTTACTTGATACTAGGGATAATTTTGTAAAAGATGTTTCGGGTATCATTAAAGAAGGTAAAGACATTATTTCCATCTCCGAAAAATGGATCAAAGATAATGATACCCTTAATTTAAAATTAGAATGGATGTCACAAATTCTTTCTGACTCTATAAAATTTCATGCGGATAAATCTATTGAGAGTCTTACCAGCGATACTGATGCTATCAGCAAGTACTTAAGTGGTGTAGCTTCTCCAGAAAAAATACATAAGCTGATATCTAAAACTAATTATTTATGGAATTTATTTTCCAGAGAAACAAATCTTAGAAAAGATTATCAACTAGGTGCTTTGTTTATAGATTGGGAAAAATATTTAGGAGTCAGCAAAAAAGTTTAA